DNA from Oncorhynchus masou masou isolate Uvic2021 chromosome 5, UVic_Omas_1.1, whole genome shotgun sequence:
ATTGTGTCTGAGCTCAGAGGACATGACCAGATCTTACATATAAGAACAACAAAGTGTTGATCTGAAATCTGCTGAGCAGGATTCAAACAGAGATCACTCTAAACCAGTCGGTCATACAGGATTAAATTGCACAGTCATAGCCCTTGCCTGCCAGAATATCAATAAAGTATTCCATTACCGTGGAaataaaggaaagagagagaaagaggaaatgaATTCAGCTCTGCAATCTTAACCAAATGAGCGTTGTGATACAAAATCCTGATTAATAAAACAAATGTCTGTTTCTGGATTTATTTGCACAAAGTACTTTGTTGAACAACTTTCCAATGTCTTACATAATTGATGCTGATGATGTCACTTATGTACATCTACTGTACCATTACAGATAAATGAAGGATATTACCAGTGAAAGAGAAGACAGGCGATAGAGTGACAAGGAGTGGGACAAAGCAACAGGAGGAGATGATTTGAAGAAAAAAAGCAGGGAGCAGACACAGCATCCTACAAAGGATATATCAGCTTTTAAGGTGGGGGGGGAGGTGGGCATGGCGATGGGGACATCTTTAGAGATGAAGGCATTAAGGTGGGAAACAGTTTGGCCTCCTGCTATGGACAAAAGGGAGGggcagatggaagagagagagagagagagaaaacaaagggGGAAGAGGGCCTGCTACTGTGGGCCAGGGAGTGGCCTAAGACTGCATGTATGTTGAGGAGTGATGGATAGAGGAAGGAGGCAGGGGCTCTGGAGACTAGGAGGGAGGAAAGTAGGGTGTGGCTGAGGAGGGGGTGTTTGCAGGGAGGCAGCGGGGGATGGGGGTGAGGCAGATGGGATGTCCAGCTCGTGTATATAAAAGCCACagcactcctcagtcagacatcCTGTTGCTTCACTCCCTGCTCCCAGACACCTTTGGCTccaccagacagagacagtaaggaGAGATAGATAGTTCGAAATAAATAGTTAGCAAAATTACAGGCCACCAAATATCAACCATGAGCCACCCTTCAATGAACCACCCTTCAGGACGCGCCTCCACCTCCTACCGTCGCACATTCGGGGGCCCCAACCCCATCTCGATGTCCTCCTATTCGCCTTCATACTCGCGCATGCCAATGTCCAGCGGGCACTACATGCGCTCTATATCACCCGTGGTGCCCACTCGCTCCTCCAACTACCACCACCAGCAGCGCCAGCGCTCCAGCACCCAGCCGCCCCGTCTCACCTACGAAAAGGTGGACTTCCAGCTGGCCGACGCGGTCAACGCCGAGTTCCTGGCCACCCGCAGCAACGAGAAGGTGGAGCTGCAGGACCTCAACGACCGCTTCGCCAGCTTCATTGACAAGGTGCACTACCTGGAGCAGCAGAACAGCGGGTTGCAGCAGGAGCTGAGCCAGTTCAAGGGTCAGCAGCAGGAGGGACAGCCCAACCGGGCCACCGAGCTCTTCCAGGAGGAGCTGAGGGAGCTGAGGCGCCAGCTGGACCACGTGGGAAAGGAGAGGGACCAGTACCAGGTGGAGAGGGACAACCTGGCAGAAGACATGAACCTTATCAAACAGAGGTGGGTGACatggatgagagagagtgagggttaaggtaagggaggGTTGTAGGATGCTTGGGTAGTGCATGGGTGCATGGGTGACGTACTGTAGAAAGATGTTGGGAGCAAGAGGTAGGGGGGTGGTGGTTGTTTGGGAAGTTCATGAGGGATGTAGAGAGATTTTGGGAGATAGTGGTGTTTGAAAAGGGGGGTGTAACGATTGAGAGTGTATTTCAGGAAGTTGGCAGACTAGCAGTTTTTTATACTCTGATGTTGATCGATACGTTCTGGGCAGTGAGgggacagggtgtgtgtctgtgtacagtcTGCGACtttcacaccaccaccaccctcccatCACCCCCACTAATCTTTAAACATGCCCTTACACCACAATATTTATAGGCTGTATTTTAAACACTGATACAGGACCAGGGGTCTTTGGGCTCAAAACCAAAAACTCCATACCAGCAGTGGTGGGCTGGCTGGGGTGTGGCACTTTGGAAGGATGAACACAAAAGCACCGCAGCATACTACCGCACTCTGTGCtttactgcagtgtgtgtgtgtgtgtgtgtgtgtgtgtgtgtgtgtgtgtgtgtgtgtgtgtgtgtgtgtgtgtgtgtgtgtgtgtgtgtgtgtgtgtgtgtgtgtgtgtgtgtgtgtgtgtgtgtgtgtgtgtgcaaacacGCTAAATGTCATGGCATTGGGCAGGAAGGGTCCAACAAAAAACAAGATGAAGTGCTTCAGCATATCATAACCAAGCAATGAATGGGACACCAAGGAAAACAATGCACTACAGTATTAGAACATTTCTACTTGACCATTTATATAGTATTTACAAACTTTCAATGGACATCTCAGCAACTATTGAGGCAGATTATTTAATCAAATATGTTTTATTAAATCAAACAAATGCCATTAAACGGAAGATGAAACCTCCTGCATCCTTGGAATGTAAATATAGACAATAACACATTTAATTTTAAATTACACTGCAGTTCCATCAGCCCATTCAAACCAAACCACAATATTTTTCTTTCAAACTCAAACTTGAGAAGAGCCAGACAACCAGTTATGGGAAACAGTATTTTTCCCCATTTGAGTTACAATTTCTGAAGACACCCACTAACTACATGTAAACGCACAAACACTCCCCATGTCCCTTCCCTGcccagagaggggtaaagagatgacagaagagggaggggaatgagagagggaagaggcagtagaggaggaagagggggaggtgtAGGTGGGGAGAAAAATAGCATCTGGAAAAATCAATGTGACTCAATGAGAGTGGCTCCATTAGGGGATGTTCAGTGTCCCCCTGTGATGATGGGACTGTGCCTGGGTCCCCATTAGGAAAAAAGGACCCCTGTGACATGGCATGAATTAAAGATGAGGTGAGGCAGCAAGCCCCACACATGCAGTaaccctcccccacacacacgcacacgtcaaGCAATCAAGTGACTGACCACAGGGACAGCCAATCCCCAGCGAGCCTGCAGTGATTCCATGTTAGATACAGAGTGGATATGGTGTGAACTGAATGATATCATTGGACTTATGATATAATTTTTGATGACTCATCACAACAGTGGAAGAGACACTGTGTTCTATGACCCTGTCCTATGATGACTAATACAAAACCAAACGATTTATCAAACTGTTTTAACCTATTCGAATATCTATTCAACCAGGCTTTATATTGTTACGCTTTAAATCTGCTTATAAAACGTTAAGTACATTTGACATTTAGGAAAGGGAAGGcttagtcagaccagtcagtaTACTATTAGGCTTACGTAGTATAGACCTTGGTGGCAGAATGCCCAGAGCTGTCAGGCTTAAGACAGGGTGTGTCCAGATGACCTCCAAGAAGTGGTAATTAGCCAAATTTGTTTGATGTAGCAGCTGCTGACCCCATTGGATACGCTCCCAAATCCTTTTACAGGACAGTGAATTACCAAATTGATCCAGAGGCTTTTTGCCAGCTGATGCTTCTTTCTGAGGAGGAGACCTATGACACCCAGCCAGACATACTagatctgcatcccaaatggcaccctattccctgtaaagTGCACACcttttgaccggagccctatgtagggaatagcttACGATTTGGGACAAACCCTCAGATAGCCCTTATGCAATTAGCACTATGTTCCATCCTGTCCCAAGGCTTCAGCTTCCTTTGTCCAGAGCTGGACAAAACCTAGACTATAACCCAAGTATTGTGAACGATATAAAATTAGTTCTAAAGTGCCATAAAGAGTTACATAGGGAATTTCCATTCATTTATGTATTCTAAGATGGAGGTCTGAGGTTCCATAAATAGATAATATGAATCTCCAACAGGAATTTCCATAGGCCTATGCATGATTGTAATAAATATTTTCTCCTTGTATGTATTTTCTTCTTACAGACTGGATGAGGAGAATCAGAAGAGATCTGAGGCTGAGAGCAACCTGCTTGTCTTCCGCAAGGTTAACACACCTTAGACTCAAACCATCACAATGTACACCAAATCAATATATTGGGCAGCGAGTCAATAGTTGACGGTAAAAGTCTGATTGAAATTCTCAGCCTGGATAATCAGATTTGGCATGCCGGTTGTGATGTCAGAGCCCAACCCAAATCTTCCCTTACCTCATAGCCCTGCATAACAGTGACATCTTCTGTTTGGCTGAGATAGAGCTGATTATTATGATTACATTACAACTCTGAGAATCGTGAAATCATGGGTTTTCactacagatataggatcttaatttgagccagcttGCTACAGCAGAAAAAGAATCCTGCGGAAACAGGAAATATGAATTATTATGTGAATtctaattaatggacatttttgtaggggtccATGCATTTTTCAAGTCtaaaatttcaaagtggaaattgcaaacttcagaagccttttaaatCTCAAATACACTACAGGTTTTAAATGTCTTGCATTGCAGGCAAGTTCCCCTGCGACAGGGTGGTCaatttaagatcctacatctgtaggaacCAAATGGAAACAAACAGACCGAAATGGCGAGGGACTAATCTGAACTACTCTaataagaaatgcttgttttattttttttaaatgtacagttTTAACAGTGTGCGCTAATGAAAACAAACTAAGATACGTATGACAAAACACAATATTGATGACATTGCATTGTTGATATAATACTGCATCCCACTCACTGTTAGAGTTATCTGATCAAGCCAAAAATATTTGTTTAACCTGTTTGGGGTTTGATGAAATACTTACTAATAACAGTTTGATCTGGAACCAGGATGTGGATGATGCCACTCTGTCTCGCCTGGAGCTGGAGAGGAAGATTGAGTCTCTGATGGATGAGATTGAGTTCCTCAAGAAGCTACATGATGAGGTAGATGCAGCTGCTGAAATGGTTTACCACAAATCATGGTTCATGATGATCCATGCATAATCATACCTTTTTGGATTCAACCTGCTATTTAGAGGCCTTTTTTCCCAATTGACCTCTCACTTGATCTTGTCTTCTCAGGAGATCCAAGAGGTGCAGGTGAGTTTCCAGACCCAGCAAATGAAGATGGAGGTGGACCAGACTGCCAGGCCTGACCTGACCGCTGCCCTCAAGGACATCAGGGCCCAGTACGAGAACATTGCCTCCAAGAACATGTTTGAGTCTGAGGAGTGGTACAAGTCCAAGGTGAGGGGGGaacaatggacacacacacaaatttgaACGACCTAatcacacacataacacacacacgcgcgcacacacacacacacacacacacgcacgcacgcacgcacacacacacacacacacacctgttcttaTTTGTG
Protein-coding regions in this window:
- the LOC135527282 gene encoding plasticin-like, with protein sequence MSHPSMNHPSGRASTSYRRTFGGPNPISMSSYSPSYSRMPMSSGHYMRSISPVVPTRSSNYHHQQRQRSSTQPPRLTYEKVDFQLADAVNAEFLATRSNEKVELQDLNDRFASFIDKVHYLEQQNSGLQQELSQFKGQQQEGQPNRATELFQEELRELRRQLDHVGKERDQYQVERDNLAEDMNLIKQRLDEENQKRSEAESNLLVFRKDVDDATLSRLELERKIESLMDEIEFLKKLHDEEIQEVQVSFQTQQMKMEVDQTARPDLTAALKDIRAQYENIASKNMFESEEWYKSKFADLTDSAKRNTDAMRQAKQEQNEHRRQMQSLSCEIDALKSTNEALLRQMREMEDQFGVEANNYQDNVVRHEDEIHHLKDEMARHLREYQDLLNVKMALDIEIATYRKLLEGEESRITVPMHPSQYGRSGDRGYDHTPDTPSRKPVVIKTVETRDGEVVKESKKEKERSERDGKHDTNDGDHGRDDHDD